Proteins encoded by one window of Flagellimonas lutaonensis:
- a CDS encoding glycerophosphodiester phosphodiesterase family protein produces the protein MNTLPRSSFLRAVALLLTGFIMVCPATTFAQKENAKNTEVVSATLNSYGFNAKKRSDFTIAGQKETVQRGLTIIHFNSPVTYEFRTFDTYGSVEEQAQALDVLGQLHGNGAYFAILVHDSATKGTFGQSKDLTKLGLTKLSVLKGRQAYVMHNLGQDVHEWVDDIGASVTVDIPKNIQDDRIYFPKETYEFEPSADRYIAHAGGEVNGHAYTNTKEALDQNYAKGFRLFELDIIKTSDGKLVAAHDWNMWSRFTEYKGSLPPSLEEFKKHTIYGDYTTLDMQGINDWFAAHPDAILVTDKLSDPIAFAEKFVDKDRLIMELFSPMAIEIATKNGIKAMISQRPLLKLKGDKLNFLAVNNVQYAAVSRRIIEREKKLMLQLRDAGIKVYVYNVNFDPGKDERYVYENELGLVYGMYADKWVFDRPKDRASK, from the coding sequence ATGAATACCCTACCCCGATCCTCTTTTCTAAGGGCTGTGGCCTTACTTCTTACGGGTTTTATAATGGTATGCCCGGCAACAACGTTTGCACAAAAAGAAAATGCCAAAAATACCGAGGTAGTCTCGGCTACGCTGAACAGTTATGGTTTCAATGCAAAAAAAAGGAGTGATTTTACCATTGCAGGCCAAAAAGAGACCGTACAAAGAGGACTGACCATCATACATTTCAATTCACCTGTTACCTATGAATTCCGGACATTTGATACCTATGGCAGTGTAGAAGAACAAGCACAGGCACTCGATGTACTTGGCCAACTTCATGGTAATGGCGCCTATTTTGCCATCTTGGTTCACGATTCGGCCACAAAAGGAACATTCGGCCAATCAAAGGATCTAACAAAACTGGGACTCACAAAACTAAGTGTCTTAAAAGGCCGGCAAGCCTATGTTATGCACAATCTTGGCCAAGATGTCCATGAATGGGTTGATGACATTGGGGCGAGCGTTACAGTTGACATTCCTAAAAACATACAAGACGACAGAATCTACTTTCCGAAGGAAACATATGAATTCGAGCCCAGTGCAGACCGCTACATAGCCCATGCCGGAGGCGAGGTAAACGGCCATGCCTATACCAATACAAAAGAGGCCTTGGATCAAAACTATGCCAAGGGGTTCCGTCTTTTTGAGCTGGACATTATAAAAACATCCGATGGAAAGTTGGTGGCCGCACACGACTGGAACATGTGGTCGCGTTTTACCGAATACAAAGGGTCTTTACCCCCTAGCCTAGAGGAATTCAAAAAGCATACAATTTATGGTGATTACACCACTTTGGATATGCAGGGTATCAATGATTGGTTTGCCGCCCATCCTGATGCTATTTTGGTAACGGACAAGTTGAGTGACCCGATTGCCTTTGCAGAGAAGTTTGTGGATAAAGATCGTTTGATCATGGAGCTCTTTAGCCCCATGGCAATCGAAATAGCCACCAAAAATGGTATCAAGGCCATGATATCACAACGACCACTGTTGAAATTGAAAGGCGACAAACTAAACTTCTTGGCCGTGAACAACGTTCAGTACGCTGCCGTTTCAAGACGTATTATTGAACGGGAAAAGAAGTTGATGTTACAACTAAGGGATGCCGGCATAAAGGTATATGTCTACAATGTAAACTTTGACCCCGGCAAGGATGAACGATATGTCTATGAAAATGAACTCGGACTGGTTTATGGCATGTACGCCGACAAATGGGTTTTTGATCGACCAAAAGACCGGGCATCAAAGTAA
- a CDS encoding YaiO family outer membrane beta-barrel protein, which yields MSKTIYTCILGMACFYGWGQELAYNGPKKPDVAQAHQMAFEGDHISAKDLLLKILSKTPDDIQARSLLANTYSWSGKYDEARKHFNKITSEERTDRDVWISAIKNELYAKEDATALGLANKALSYLKDDNEIERLKNLALERITNKKYPEKGWHNQGPDITNAKADSLKKDKKNTLENGKETGRATTDAEGRSEASADTEEFQNRIGINNSFTVFSERFDPQVFSSISFRRKTLAGSIIPKINYSNRLGKHGVQYDIDFYPKFSKRFYAYLNYGHSNADIYPRHKMGGDLYVNLPGAFEFSAGGRYIITNTREVKAITNSLGHYRGNYYFSLRSFITPRPDGLTRVSGNLLVRKYLKDAENFLGVNVGMGVSPELRQIIADDQLLAETLFFIESQRLNLEYQFTGKNGPNIYRARLGVRRQELASDLGNFFWGVTAGLVYQVKF from the coding sequence TTGAGCAAAACAATATATACTTGTATTCTTGGTATGGCCTGTTTTTACGGATGGGGCCAGGAGCTGGCCTACAATGGCCCCAAAAAACCGGATGTTGCCCAAGCGCATCAGATGGCTTTTGAGGGCGACCACATCTCTGCAAAAGACCTTCTGCTGAAAATATTGTCCAAGACCCCCGATGACATACAGGCCCGTTCGCTATTGGCCAACACCTATAGCTGGAGCGGAAAGTACGATGAGGCAAGAAAGCACTTCAACAAAATAACATCCGAAGAGAGAACCGATAGGGATGTTTGGATTTCGGCCATCAAGAACGAGCTGTATGCAAAAGAAGATGCCACGGCCCTGGGGCTTGCCAATAAGGCCCTATCTTACTTAAAAGATGATAATGAAATCGAACGTTTGAAAAACTTGGCCTTAGAGCGAATAACGAACAAGAAGTACCCTGAGAAAGGATGGCACAACCAAGGCCCCGATATTACCAACGCCAAAGCTGATTCACTGAAGAAAGACAAGAAGAACACCCTTGAGAATGGCAAAGAAACCGGTAGAGCCACTACCGATGCCGAAGGCAGGTCAGAAGCATCGGCCGATACAGAAGAATTTCAGAACAGAATAGGCATCAACAATTCATTTACCGTTTTCAGCGAGCGATTTGACCCCCAGGTCTTCTCCAGTATTTCTTTTAGACGAAAGACCTTGGCCGGAAGCATTATTCCAAAGATCAACTACAGCAATCGTTTGGGCAAGCATGGTGTTCAGTATGATATTGACTTTTATCCGAAGTTTTCGAAACGTTTCTACGCCTATCTAAACTATGGCCATTCGAATGCAGACATCTACCCCAGGCATAAAATGGGGGGCGATCTGTATGTAAACCTGCCCGGCGCTTTTGAGTTTTCTGCCGGTGGGCGCTACATTATCACCAATACCCGAGAGGTCAAGGCCATTACCAACTCTTTGGGCCACTACCGGGGCAACTACTATTTTTCACTGCGTTCGTTTATAACCCCAAGGCCTGATGGCCTTACACGCGTTTCGGGCAATCTATTGGTACGCAAGTACCTTAAGGATGCCGAGAATTTTTTAGGTGTAAACGTAGGAATGGGCGTGTCACCCGAACTTCGCCAAATCATAGCAGACGATCAGTTGCTGGCAGAGACCCTGTTTTTTATTGAATCACAGCGTTTGAACCTTGAATACCAGTTCACTGGAAAGAACGGCCCGAATATCTACCGGGCGCGGTTAGGGGTTCGCAGGCAAGAACTGGCCTCCGATTTGGGCAACTTCTTTTGGGGCGTTACCGCGGGGTTGGTCTATCAGGTGAAGTTTTAA
- a CDS encoding sigma-70 family RNA polymerase sigma factor: protein MRQLKIIKQVTNRESKSLDKYLQDISKIDLITADEEVELARRIKAGDQKALEKLTNANLRFVVSVAKQYQNQGLKLPDLINEGNVGLVKAAKRFDETRGFKFISYAVWWIRQSILQALAEQSRVVRLPLNKIGSINKIKKTFSYLEQAHERPPSAEEIAKELDMTVTEVKQSIKNAGRHVSMDAPLKEGETSNLYDVLNTSESPRPDKDLMHQSLNTEINRALDTLSPREADVVRLYYGIGDQQSMTLEEIGSTFDLTRERVRQIREKAIRKLRHNSKSKILKTYLG, encoded by the coding sequence ATGAGGCAACTTAAAATTATCAAGCAGGTTACAAACCGCGAATCAAAATCACTAGACAAATACCTACAAGACATCAGTAAAATAGACTTGATCACCGCCGACGAAGAAGTTGAGCTGGCGCGCAGAATCAAGGCCGGCGACCAAAAAGCCCTCGAAAAATTGACCAATGCCAACCTACGATTTGTGGTCTCGGTGGCCAAACAATACCAAAACCAAGGCCTAAAACTGCCCGATTTGATCAATGAGGGCAACGTGGGGTTGGTAAAAGCGGCAAAACGTTTTGACGAGACACGGGGATTTAAGTTTATCTCTTACGCCGTTTGGTGGATCCGCCAATCCATCTTGCAGGCTTTGGCCGAACAATCGCGGGTGGTACGGCTGCCCTTGAACAAGATCGGCTCCATCAATAAAATCAAAAAGACCTTTTCTTATTTGGAGCAGGCACACGAAAGACCGCCCTCTGCAGAAGAAATCGCCAAAGAGCTTGACATGACCGTTACCGAGGTAAAACAGTCCATCAAAAATGCAGGAAGGCATGTTTCGATGGATGCGCCCTTAAAGGAAGGTGAGACCTCGAACCTGTACGATGTGTTGAATACCAGCGAGTCGCCCAGACCTGACAAAGATCTGATGCACCAGTCGTTGAACACTGAAATCAATAGGGCGTTGGATACATTGTCGCCTCGCGAGGCAGATGTGGTAAGGCTTTACTACGGAATCGGGGACCAACAGTCGATGACCCTTGAAGAAATTGGAAGTACCTTTGACCTGACCAGGGAGCGCGTCAGACAAATAAGGGAAAAAGCCATTCGAAAGTTGCGGCACAACTCGAAAAGCAAAATATTGAAGACCTATTTGGGCTAA
- a CDS encoding DEAD/DEAH box helicase codes for MKRIIPDLEFEKEISRKTLYDYQLEDLGKIFKALKEMPEGSNLLYQLPTGGGKTVVFSEITRRYIEQTKKKVVILTHRIELSRQTSKMLTGFGVANKVINSEVKEWDDQDEYSCFVAMVETLNNRLQEEKVSINNIGLVIIDEAHYNSFRKLFKYFEEANILGVTATPLSSNIKLPMKDHYQKLIVGRSIKWLIENEFLAKAKLHTYDVTLRSLKLGIHGDYTVKSSDEFYGAQSMLGKLLSAYEEIAKGTKTLIFNNGINTSLYVYQTFKKAGYNIRHLDNRSSTAERQEILEWFSNTPDAIVTSVSILTTGFDEPTVETIILNRATRSLTLYFQMIGRGSRIIPGKNEFNVIDLGNNIARFGPWDEPIDWQEIFHFPDFYLENIKNDEDIEREFVYEMPAELRAKFSKSKNIDFDVKEEYKKVFAQGLKSKLVLERSIEQHAQICVENSEDVFDARMLAKELKDEIAYRVRQYSYCIMNNTKNYKEWLEEDYERKLRSSISKKFAEMM; via the coding sequence ATGAAAAGAATTATCCCTGATTTGGAGTTCGAAAAAGAAATCTCAAGAAAAACTTTATACGATTACCAGCTAGAAGACCTTGGCAAGATCTTCAAGGCTTTGAAAGAAATGCCCGAGGGCAGCAACCTGTTGTACCAGTTGCCAACGGGTGGCGGCAAAACGGTAGTTTTTTCTGAGATTACCCGTCGGTACATCGAACAGACCAAAAAGAAGGTGGTTATCTTGACCCACCGGATCGAGCTGAGCAGGCAGACTTCTAAGATGCTCACCGGCTTTGGGGTGGCCAATAAGGTCATCAACAGTGAGGTCAAAGAATGGGACGACCAAGATGAGTACAGCTGTTTTGTGGCCATGGTCGAGACCCTGAACAACCGCCTGCAAGAAGAAAAGGTGAGCATCAACAACATCGGGTTGGTCATTATCGACGAGGCCCACTACAACTCGTTCAGAAAGTTGTTCAAGTATTTCGAAGAGGCCAATATATTGGGCGTTACGGCCACACCTTTGAGTTCGAACATCAAATTGCCCATGAAAGACCATTACCAGAAGTTGATCGTGGGCCGGTCGATCAAGTGGTTGATAGAAAACGAGTTCTTGGCCAAGGCCAAACTGCATACCTACGATGTAACGCTGCGGTCTTTGAAATTGGGAATCCACGGCGATTATACGGTAAAATCGAGCGATGAGTTCTATGGGGCACAAAGTATGCTGGGCAAACTACTGTCGGCCTATGAAGAGATTGCCAAAGGAACCAAAACCTTGATTTTCAACAACGGTATCAATACCTCCCTGTATGTATACCAGACCTTTAAAAAGGCGGGCTACAATATTCGCCATTTAGACAACCGCAGTTCGACAGCCGAGCGACAAGAAATTTTGGAGTGGTTCTCGAACACCCCCGATGCCATTGTTACCTCGGTCAGTATTTTGACCACCGGTTTCGATGAACCTACGGTCGAGACCATTATCCTTAACCGAGCCACACGCTCGTTGACCCTTTATTTTCAGATGATCGGCCGGGGTTCGCGCATCATACCCGGCAAAAACGAGTTCAACGTTATCGATCTAGGAAACAACATTGCCCGTTTCGGGCCTTGGGATGAACCCATTGATTGGCAGGAAATTTTCCACTTCCCCGATTTCTATTTGGAGAACATCAAGAATGACGAGGACATCGAGCGGGAATTTGTCTATGAGATGCCCGCTGAGCTTCGTGCCAAGTTCAGTAAGTCAAAGAACATTGATTTTGATGTGAAGGAAGAATATAAAAAGGTCTTTGCCCAAGGCCTCAAATCAAAATTGGTGTTGGAGCGCAGCATCGAGCAGCACGCGCAGATATGCGTCGAGAACAGTGAGGATGTCTTCGATGCCCGTATGTTGGCCAAAGAGCTGAAAGATGAGATTGCCTACCGTGTACGCCAGTATTCGTACTGCATCATGAACAATACCAAGAACTACAAAGAATGGCTCGAAGAAGACTATGAGCGCAAGCTCCGTTCCAGCATTTCGAAAAAGTTTGCCGAGATGATGTGA
- a CDS encoding LTA synthase family protein, which yields MNTSQRDRYSLMHYTRLIIAFFLCLMLLSVFQYTTLYFKGVVEGVFSSSFFIAVAHQMGFASLVAIILIFPFNFWENLRPRYGFVLIVVLLVLLLIVEALLITYYCTALVPLGSDLLGYSIADIKETISNSGGISIVPFVGLAVIIATFFGLYRLTSKYYHHIGKMYPFTIVLFSLFVSTLFLDGKPINQSKTQYLAINLYKTSTEDTSYKADVEYPLIKSGHTKNVLGEYFELKEEKPNIVMVIVEGLGRDFMGEGAEFGGFTPFLDSLSQKSLYWENCLSTTGRTFGVLPALTGSLPFGTSGFMELEKYPNKLTLFSILKNNGYLTSFYQGTNSSFDNVDSYLISENVDQIIDKSSFGEEYEMQEENKGFSWGYPDKELFKKSMRMNREEAQPRLEVYMTISNHEPFIPPRQDYYEKRVAQLLEKAQLEGAVKRVIKKNDNVFATLLYTDDALKYFFEEYKKQPGYENTIFIVTGDHRLIPIPQRNNLSRFHVPLMIYSPMLKNPKKISAISSHFDVPPTLMALLEGKYELKMPKKVAWMGDALDTNSSFRSIKDIPLMRNKNELKEYISGEKLYSDGAVYTIDENMDLGSTFGGSDLEKKLQNFKSLNAYVTTNDKIIPDSLAIFTIKKEKFTDSEMVWINSLYNGYNSDKFFSIARDLAFDKEYDKALLLCRYILSERPRHIDTKILMGRVNAWRGNRDTAIEILQECIKINPDYIDSYSALFDVYFWDGRHHEALELIELVQRNSSSADVIADKIARAKREARKAGISLVNKSERPKGKDVVASLKQ from the coding sequence ATTGATCATCGCATTCTTTCTGTGCCTGATGCTGTTGTCTGTGTTTCAATATACCACGCTCTATTTCAAGGGTGTGGTTGAAGGTGTTTTCAGTTCCAGCTTTTTTATCGCGGTTGCCCATCAAATGGGTTTTGCATCGTTAGTGGCCATAATACTGATATTTCCCTTTAATTTTTGGGAGAATCTAAGGCCACGCTATGGCTTTGTGCTTATTGTTGTGCTGCTTGTACTGTTGTTGATCGTAGAGGCCCTGTTGATTACCTACTACTGTACCGCATTGGTGCCCTTGGGTTCTGACCTTTTGGGCTATAGTATTGCCGATATCAAAGAGACCATCAGCAATTCGGGCGGTATATCGATAGTGCCTTTTGTAGGTCTGGCGGTCATTATAGCCACCTTTTTTGGCCTGTACAGACTTACCTCGAAGTACTACCACCATATCGGTAAAATGTACCCATTTACCATTGTTCTCTTTAGTCTTTTCGTCTCAACGCTTTTTTTGGACGGTAAACCCATAAACCAAAGCAAGACACAGTACCTGGCCATAAACCTTTATAAGACCTCAACAGAAGACACCTCGTACAAGGCAGATGTCGAATACCCTTTGATAAAATCGGGGCATACCAAGAACGTTTTGGGCGAATACTTTGAATTGAAAGAAGAAAAGCCCAATATCGTTATGGTAATTGTTGAAGGGCTGGGCCGCGATTTTATGGGCGAGGGTGCCGAGTTTGGCGGCTTTACACCCTTTTTGGATTCCCTATCCCAAAAGTCGCTCTATTGGGAGAACTGCCTGAGTACAACAGGGCGCACATTTGGTGTGCTTCCGGCCCTTACCGGCTCATTGCCTTTTGGCACGAGTGGGTTTATGGAACTCGAGAAATATCCGAACAAGCTCACCTTGTTCAGCATATTAAAGAACAATGGATATCTAACATCATTTTATCAAGGCACCAATAGCTCATTTGATAACGTAGACAGTTACCTGATAAGCGAGAACGTTGATCAGATAATCGATAAATCCAGTTTTGGCGAAGAATATGAAATGCAGGAAGAAAACAAGGGCTTCTCATGGGGGTATCCTGATAAGGAACTCTTTAAAAAGAGTATGCGTATGAACCGTGAGGAAGCGCAGCCAAGACTTGAAGTCTATATGACCATCAGCAACCATGAACCATTTATTCCTCCCCGTCAGGATTATTATGAGAAAAGAGTAGCGCAGTTATTGGAAAAGGCGCAGTTGGAGGGAGCTGTCAAGAGGGTCATTAAAAAGAACGACAACGTTTTTGCCACACTTTTATATACTGATGATGCGCTAAAATATTTCTTTGAGGAATACAAAAAACAACCCGGCTATGAGAATACGATTTTCATTGTAACGGGAGACCACAGGCTGATACCCATTCCACAGCGAAACAATCTGAGCCGTTTTCATGTGCCCTTGATGATTTATAGCCCGATGTTGAAGAACCCAAAGAAGATCAGCGCGATTTCTTCCCATTTTGATGTACCCCCCACGTTAATGGCCCTGCTCGAAGGTAAATACGAGCTCAAAATGCCCAAAAAAGTAGCATGGATGGGCGATGCACTCGATACAAATTCCAGCTTCAGGTCAATAAAAGACATTCCGCTCATGCGCAATAAAAACGAATTGAAGGAATATATCAGTGGTGAAAAGCTGTATTCTGATGGGGCGGTATATACCATTGACGAGAATATGGATCTGGGCAGTACATTTGGCGGTTCAGACCTCGAAAAAAAGCTACAGAACTTTAAATCGTTGAACGCCTATGTGACCACCAACGATAAGATAATACCTGATAGTCTGGCCATTTTCACCATCAAAAAAGAAAAATTTACCGATAGCGAAATGGTTTGGATCAACAGTCTTTACAACGGGTATAATTCTGACAAGTTCTTTTCGATTGCCCGAGACCTTGCCTTTGACAAAGAATATGACAAGGCGCTATTGTTGTGCCGCTATATACTCTCTGAAAGGCCAAGGCATATCGACACAAAGATTTTGATGGGGAGGGTCAATGCATGGCGTGGCAACCGCGATACCGCCATTGAGATATTGCAAGAATGCATTAAGATAAACCCTGATTACATCGACTCTTATTCTGCTTTGTTCGATGTCTACTTCTGGGATGGCAGACATCATGAAGCCCTTGAACTCATAGAACTTGTGCAGCGAAACAGTTCGAGTGCCGATGTCATTGCCGATAAAATAGCACGTGCCAAGCGAGAGGCAAGAAAGGCAGGGATTTCACTTGTGAACAAATCTGAACGCCCAAAAGGCAAAGATGTCGTGGCATCACTAAAGCAATGA
- a CDS encoding glycosyltransferase codes for MSKILIIGHNWPEPSTTAAGHRMLQLLKAFSERDCQIFFGTTAAKTEFSIDLSALGVQEAHIKLNDSSFDDWVGKLRPDVVIFDRFMVEEQFGWRVAENAPNALQILNTEDLHSLRHYRETAVKHEKDFAVADWLATDRAKREMASVFRSDLTLVVSMVEAQFLVERVGVPQTHVLHLPFMLPPLTENETANWPSFKERSGFVCFGNGKHAPNVDSIVQLKTKICPQIREQLPKATLSVYGAYLPQHIQQFHEETQGFLVKGWVADLDGVLKKARINLAPLRFGAGIKGKLVDAMRNGLPSITTPIGVEGMHANLPWAGHVATDDNDFINAAVQYYQNPEQWQLAQQKGINIINQVYGHEKLKGRLFAKIDGITADLNTHRAQNFIGQMLQHQSLAATKFMGKWIEEKHKKT; via the coding sequence ATGTCAAAAATCCTGATCATCGGCCATAACTGGCCCGAACCCTCGACCACCGCGGCAGGGCATCGGATGCTTCAACTTTTAAAAGCGTTCAGCGAAAGGGATTGCCAAATTTTTTTCGGCACCACAGCTGCCAAAACGGAGTTTTCCATTGATTTGTCCGCTCTCGGTGTCCAAGAGGCCCATATCAAGCTCAACGATTCCAGTTTTGATGATTGGGTGGGCAAGCTGCGGCCCGATGTGGTCATTTTCGACCGTTTTATGGTAGAAGAGCAGTTTGGGTGGCGTGTGGCCGAAAACGCACCGAATGCCCTTCAGATACTGAATACCGAAGATTTGCATTCGCTACGTCATTACCGGGAAACGGCCGTAAAACACGAGAAAGACTTTGCGGTGGCCGACTGGCTCGCCACCGACAGGGCCAAACGCGAAATGGCCAGTGTTTTTCGCTCAGACCTGACCTTGGTCGTCAGTATGGTTGAGGCCCAATTTTTGGTCGAAAGGGTAGGGGTGCCCCAAACCCATGTCTTGCACCTGCCCTTTATGCTGCCTCCGTTGACAGAAAATGAAACGGCCAATTGGCCATCTTTTAAAGAACGGAGCGGGTTTGTCTGCTTTGGCAATGGCAAACATGCCCCGAATGTAGATTCCATCGTACAACTGAAAACCAAGATTTGCCCCCAGATTAGAGAGCAGTTGCCAAAAGCCACACTATCCGTATATGGGGCCTATCTACCCCAACACATTCAACAATTTCATGAAGAAACCCAAGGCTTTTTGGTCAAAGGCTGGGTAGCGGATTTGGATGGCGTATTGAAAAAGGCCCGTATCAATTTGGCGCCCTTACGGTTCGGGGCGGGCATCAAGGGCAAACTGGTCGATGCCATGCGCAACGGGCTCCCCAGCATCACCACGCCCATCGGGGTCGAGGGCATGCACGCTAATTTGCCATGGGCAGGGCATGTGGCGACAGACGACAACGATTTTATCAACGCGGCCGTACAGTATTATCAAAACCCCGAACAGTGGCAGCTGGCCCAACAAAAGGGAATCAACATCATCAACCAGGTGTATGGTCACGAAAAACTAAAGGGGCGCCTTTTTGCAAAAATCGATGGTATAACAGCTGACTTGAACACCCACCGAGCGCAAAACTTTATCGGGCAAATGTTGCAACACCAATCGCTCGCGGCCACGAAGTTTATGGGCAAATGGATTGAGGAAAAGCATAAAAAAACTTAA
- a CDS encoding alpha-hydroxy acid oxidase: MSYEKQLERFAKQYPRIEDLAQKAKKRVPRVAWEYLDSGTGDEALLQHNRTAFQNIRFLPRFCKGPIEANTETTLFGKTYKAPIGMAPIGLTGLLWPKAEQYLAATANRLQLPYCLSTVATETPETIGPLVGDMGWFQLYPPKDRAVRDSLLQRAKDAGFHTLVVTADVPMASRRERSKRAGLAIPPKITPKLIWQGLTHPVWSYHTLRRGLPRLRTVEHYVNNSDMKFMSGFVGNRLGGTLDWNYCEELKKAWGGPVVIKGILHPQDAQKCIDIGMDGIYVSNHGARQFNGALSAIEALPAIVDQVNGRVPILFDSGVRSGLDVMRALYLGADFVLVGRPFIWGVAALGQYGGDHVANILVDALQNNMVQLGATNFEQLRAADRAYG; encoded by the coding sequence ATGTCCTACGAAAAGCAATTGGAGCGGTTTGCCAAGCAATATCCCCGTATCGAAGACCTAGCACAAAAAGCCAAAAAAAGGGTACCTAGGGTCGCCTGGGAGTACTTAGATTCCGGTACGGGAGACGAAGCTCTTTTGCAACATAACCGAACCGCTTTTCAGAACATCCGGTTTTTGCCCCGCTTTTGCAAAGGGCCGATAGAAGCAAACACCGAGACCACCCTTTTTGGCAAAACCTATAAGGCCCCAATCGGTATGGCCCCCATAGGGTTAACGGGGCTGCTTTGGCCCAAAGCCGAACAGTATTTGGCGGCCACCGCCAACCGTTTGCAGCTACCTTATTGTTTGAGCACCGTGGCCACAGAGACCCCCGAAACCATAGGGCCGCTTGTAGGTGACATGGGTTGGTTTCAACTCTATCCGCCAAAAGACCGTGCCGTGCGCGACTCGCTTTTGCAGCGTGCCAAAGATGCCGGCTTCCATACCTTGGTGGTCACGGCCGATGTGCCCATGGCCAGTAGGCGCGAGCGCAGCAAAAGGGCGGGACTGGCGATTCCCCCGAAAATCACCCCCAAACTCATTTGGCAGGGACTGACCCACCCGGTCTGGAGCTACCACACCTTGCGACGTGGACTGCCCCGTTTGCGTACCGTGGAGCACTACGTGAACAATAGCGACATGAAATTTATGAGCGGTTTTGTGGGCAACCGATTGGGCGGTACGTTGGATTGGAACTACTGCGAAGAGCTAAAAAAGGCATGGGGCGGCCCCGTGGTTATAAAAGGTATCTTACACCCACAAGATGCCCAAAAGTGCATCGATATTGGAATGGACGGTATTTATGTGTCAAACCACGGGGCGCGACAGTTCAACGGAGCCCTATCTGCCATCGAGGCCCTCCCCGCCATCGTAGACCAAGTAAACGGCAGGGTGCCCATACTTTTTGACAGCGGGGTCCGCTCAGGTCTGGATGTAATGCGGGCACTATACCTGGGTGCCGATTTTGTGTTGGTGGGCAGGCCTTTTATTTGGGGTGTGGCGGCATTGGGCCAATACGGGGGTGACCATGTCGCCAACATTTTGGTGGATGCCCTACAGAACAATATGGTACAATTGGGAGCCACGAATTTTGAACAGTTGCGAGCGGCCGACCGTGCCTACGGTTAA